From one Microbacterium aurum genomic stretch:
- a CDS encoding GAD-like domain-containing protein: MVEIADFVPHAPVPREIVDEYRGRVPDELIEVWETYGYGTFGEGFLRIIDPNLYEAEVGDCIGKTQGDGIAIPVMTTGLGDLITWEPSVGVIGILYREMRTVGLGSMDAFLTLTYLDGAEHLSDTLNWDIFPEAVAAHGELPYDQSFIFVPLLSMGGEAKVENLHKRDTIASIQVAVDLQGIIGH, encoded by the coding sequence ATGGTCGAGATCGCTGACTTCGTCCCGCACGCGCCCGTCCCCCGGGAGATCGTCGACGAGTATCGCGGGCGGGTGCCCGACGAACTGATCGAGGTCTGGGAGACGTACGGGTACGGCACCTTCGGTGAAGGTTTCCTGCGGATCATCGACCCGAATCTCTACGAGGCCGAGGTCGGCGACTGCATCGGCAAGACCCAAGGCGACGGCATCGCCATCCCGGTCATGACCACCGGCCTCGGAGACCTCATCACCTGGGAACCGAGCGTCGGTGTCATCGGCATCCTCTACCGCGAGATGCGGACGGTCGGGCTCGGCAGCATGGACGCCTTCCTCACGCTCACCTATCTCGACGGTGCCGAGCACCTCTCCGACACGCTGAACTGGGACATCTTCCCCGAGGCGGTCGCGGCGCACGGCGAGCTGCCGTACGATCAGTCGTTCATCTTCGTCCCGCTGCTGTCGATGGGCGGCGAGGCGAAGGTCGAGAACCTCCACAAGCGCGACACCATCGCCTCCATCCAGGTCGCCGTCGACCTCCAAGGCATCATCGGCCACTGA
- a CDS encoding WXG100-like domain-containing protein has product MGMMLPNELVWVMEKLGFEWPDIDEDEVRKGATLVRNLGTDLEDVIQAVDRKMNGDLAAALQGNAGPATLSAWNTNRSQNLQRLVDIMPPAATAMDIGAGAITALKVKVIVDVTTTLVTLVAMLTNPITAVGAGPMLLIKKKLLNAAVDIAVEQLIAQVAPMAIEPLAEQLPAVIDAILDAPMVEGAVGDTDEFHADLAALEDAQSTMKLHGADIQSLTSTFFAEFSALDFGGD; this is encoded by the coding sequence ATGGGGATGATGTTGCCGAACGAGCTCGTCTGGGTGATGGAGAAGCTCGGATTCGAGTGGCCGGACATCGACGAGGACGAGGTGCGCAAGGGCGCGACCCTGGTGCGGAACCTCGGCACCGACCTGGAGGACGTCATCCAGGCGGTGGACCGCAAGATGAACGGCGACCTCGCGGCAGCGCTGCAGGGCAACGCCGGACCGGCGACCCTGTCGGCATGGAACACCAACCGCTCGCAGAATCTGCAGCGGCTCGTGGACATCATGCCGCCCGCGGCGACGGCGATGGACATCGGAGCCGGGGCGATCACCGCGCTGAAGGTCAAGGTGATCGTCGACGTGACCACGACGCTGGTCACGCTGGTCGCCATGCTGACGAACCCGATCACCGCTGTCGGGGCCGGCCCCATGCTGCTGATCAAGAAGAAGCTGCTGAACGCGGCCGTCGACATCGCCGTCGAGCAGCTCATCGCCCAGGTCGCCCCCATGGCGATCGAGCCGCTCGCCGAGCAGCTGCCCGCGGTCATCGACGCGATCCTCGATGCCCCGATGGTCGAGGGCGCCGTCGGCGACACCGACGAGTTCCACGCCGACCTCGCGGCGCTCGAAGATGCACAGTCGACGATGAAGCTGCACGGCGCCGACATCCAGTCGCTGACCTCCACGTTCTTCGCCGAGTTCTCGGCGCTGGACTTCGGCGGGGACTGA
- a CDS encoding efflux RND transporter permease subunit, producing MSNLAVLSLKNRALIALITIVAAMFGGLALTNLKQELIPSIEFPQLSILSTYPGASPDVVNNDVSTPIETAIQGIPGLESTTATSTTNASIIQASFTYGTDLATAEQKILQAINRIKSTLPDSVEPNVVSFSIDDLPVIALAVTGYDDEETIQAQLEATAVPDLEDVAGVSAASIIGGQGQRVTITPDQAKLAAAGFTQTAITDALDQNGVLFPGGSVTEGDQTLTVQTGAKLTSVDEIAALPLVPTSAEQLAAGTVTIADVATVVLGQDPVTSISRVNGEPALTISITKLPAANTVDVSRAVTALLPQLQDSLGDKAEFTVVFDQAPYIEQSIESLAQEGLLGLVFAVLVILVFLLSVRSTLVTAISIPTSVLITFVGIQAFGYSLNILTLGALTIAIGRVVDDSIVVIENIKRHYVEGADKKASILLAVREVAAAITASTITTVAVFLPIAFVGDMTGELFRPFAMTVTIAMSASLFVALTIVPVLAYWFLRPGKPVRDAEGNPIDPEDPAAPPSKLQKAYLPILSWTLKHSWVTVLVAVLVLGGTLAAAPFMKTNFLGDSGQNTFTVTQEVAQAASLDAEDAAAKKVEGVLLGVPGVETVQTSIGSSGSAIRDAFSGGGAGITYSITTDPDADQVAVREDVQSALADIDDAGTITVAAGQGGFGSSDVEVDVTAPDADALQQATDAVVTALEGKEGLGQVTSNLSASLPYVAVSVDRDKAASLGLSEVAVGALVSNTMQPRQAGTVEIDGTSLTVYLQAASVPGTIDELRALPIASAAGLIRLDEVATVEQSQGPTSITTQRGQRTATVTVSPSTDDLNAASATVTTALDGVDLPTGADAKIGGVLTQQQDAFAQLGLAMLAAILIVYIVMVATFKSLRQPLLLLVSVPFAATGAILLQIATGVPLGVASLIGVLMLIGIVVTNAIVLVDLVNQYREKGLNAHDAVIAGGSRRLRPILMTALATIFALTPMALGITGHGGFISQPLAIVVIGGLVSSTVLTLLVLPTLYNLVEGARERREARRSRAASPDLTPVDTSDLHPRRALRASPGQEKSPTQEA from the coding sequence GTGTCGAACCTCGCCGTCCTGAGCCTGAAGAACCGGGCGCTCATCGCCCTCATCACGATCGTCGCCGCGATGTTCGGCGGGCTCGCCCTGACGAACCTCAAGCAGGAGCTCATCCCCTCGATCGAGTTCCCGCAGCTGTCGATCCTCTCGACCTACCCCGGTGCGTCGCCCGACGTCGTGAACAACGACGTGTCGACCCCGATCGAGACGGCGATCCAGGGCATTCCGGGGCTCGAATCGACGACCGCGACGAGCACGACGAACGCCTCCATCATCCAGGCGTCGTTCACGTACGGCACCGATCTCGCGACCGCCGAGCAGAAGATCCTGCAGGCGATCAACCGCATCAAGTCCACGTTGCCCGACAGCGTCGAGCCCAACGTCGTCTCGTTCTCGATCGATGACCTGCCCGTCATCGCGCTCGCCGTCACCGGCTACGACGACGAGGAGACCATCCAGGCGCAGCTCGAAGCCACCGCGGTCCCCGACCTCGAAGACGTCGCGGGCGTCAGCGCAGCATCCATCATCGGCGGTCAGGGGCAGCGGGTGACCATCACCCCCGACCAGGCGAAGCTCGCCGCCGCCGGCTTCACGCAGACCGCCATCACCGACGCCCTGGACCAGAACGGCGTGCTGTTCCCCGGCGGGTCGGTCACCGAGGGCGACCAGACCCTCACGGTGCAGACCGGCGCGAAGCTCACCAGCGTCGACGAGATCGCCGCGCTGCCGCTCGTCCCGACCTCCGCGGAGCAGCTCGCCGCGGGCACCGTCACGATCGCCGACGTCGCCACTGTCGTCCTCGGCCAGGACCCGGTGACGTCCATCTCCCGCGTGAACGGCGAGCCCGCCCTCACCATCTCGATCACGAAACTCCCCGCCGCCAACACCGTCGACGTCAGCCGCGCGGTCACCGCCCTGCTGCCGCAGCTGCAGGACTCGCTCGGCGACAAGGCCGAGTTCACCGTCGTGTTCGATCAGGCGCCCTACATCGAGCAGTCCATCGAGTCGCTCGCGCAGGAGGGGCTGCTCGGCCTCGTGTTCGCGGTGCTCGTCATCCTCGTCTTCCTGCTGTCGGTGCGCTCGACGCTCGTCACCGCGATCTCGATCCCGACGAGCGTTCTCATCACCTTCGTCGGCATCCAGGCATTCGGCTACTCGCTGAACATCCTCACCCTCGGGGCCCTGACGATCGCGATCGGCCGGGTCGTCGACGACTCGATCGTCGTGATCGAGAACATCAAGCGCCACTATGTCGAGGGCGCGGACAAGAAGGCCTCGATCCTGCTGGCCGTGCGCGAGGTCGCCGCCGCCATCACCGCCTCGACCATCACGACCGTCGCGGTGTTCCTGCCGATCGCCTTCGTCGGCGACATGACCGGCGAGCTGTTCCGGCCGTTCGCGATGACCGTCACGATCGCGATGTCGGCGTCGCTGTTCGTGGCGCTGACGATCGTGCCGGTGCTGGCGTACTGGTTCCTGCGTCCCGGCAAGCCTGTGCGGGATGCCGAGGGCAACCCGATCGACCCGGAAGACCCCGCCGCGCCGCCCTCGAAGCTGCAGAAGGCGTACCTGCCGATCCTGTCGTGGACGCTGAAGCACTCCTGGGTCACCGTGCTGGTGGCGGTGCTCGTGCTCGGCGGCACCCTCGCGGCCGCCCCCTTCATGAAGACGAACTTCCTGGGCGACAGCGGGCAGAACACCTTCACCGTCACGCAGGAGGTCGCGCAGGCCGCGTCGCTCGACGCGGAGGACGCGGCGGCGAAGAAGGTCGAGGGCGTCCTGCTGGGCGTTCCGGGCGTCGAGACCGTGCAGACCTCGATCGGGTCGTCCGGCTCCGCCATCCGCGACGCGTTCTCCGGCGGCGGCGCGGGCATCACCTACTCCATCACCACCGACCCCGACGCCGACCAGGTCGCCGTCCGCGAGGACGTGCAGTCCGCGCTCGCCGACATCGACGATGCGGGCACGATCACCGTGGCCGCCGGCCAAGGCGGCTTCGGCTCCAGCGACGTCGAGGTCGATGTGACCGCGCCCGACGCCGACGCGCTGCAGCAGGCGACGGATGCCGTGGTCACCGCGCTCGAGGGCAAGGAGGGCCTCGGTCAGGTCACCTCGAATCTCTCGGCATCCCTCCCCTACGTCGCCGTGTCGGTCGACCGCGACAAGGCCGCCTCGCTGGGGCTGTCGGAGGTCGCCGTCGGCGCGCTCGTGTCGAACACGATGCAGCCGCGGCAGGCGGGCACGGTCGAGATCGACGGCACGTCGCTGACGGTCTACCTGCAGGCCGCGTCGGTGCCCGGCACCATCGACGAACTGCGGGCACTGCCGATCGCCTCGGCGGCGGGTCTCATCCGCCTGGATGAGGTCGCGACGGTCGAGCAGAGCCAGGGCCCGACCTCCATCACGACGCAGCGCGGACAGCGCACGGCGACCGTGACGGTGAGCCCGTCCACCGACGACCTCAACGCGGCATCCGCCACCGTCACCACCGCTCTCGACGGAGTCGACCTGCCGACCGGCGCCGACGCGAAGATCGGCGGCGTGCTCACCCAGCAGCAGGACGCGTTCGCGCAGCTGGGTCTCGCGATGCTCGCGGCGATCCTGATCGTCTACATCGTCATGGTGGCCACGTTCAAGTCGCTGCGGCAGCCGCTGCTGCTGCTCGTCTCGGTGCCGTTCGCGGCGACCGGCGCGATCCTGCTGCAGATCGCCACGGGCGTGCCGCTGGGCGTCGCCTCGCTCATCGGCGTGCTCATGCTGATCGGCATCGTCGTGACGAACGCGATCGTGCTCGTCGACCTCGTCAACCAGTACCGCGAGAAGGGGCTGAACGCCCACGACGCCGTCATCGCCGGCGGATCGCGACGTCTGCGACCGATCCTCATGACCGCGCTCGCGACGATCTTCGCGCTCACGCCCATGGCGCTCGGGATCACCGGCCACGGCGGGTTCATCTCGCAGCCGCTCGCGATCGTCGTCATCGGCGGTCTCGTGTCGTCGACCGTGCTGACCCTGCTCGTCCTGCCGACGCTCTACAACCTCGTGGAGGGTGCGCGCGAGCGCCGCGAGGCGCGCCGGTCGCGGGCGGCGAGCCCCGACCTCACCCCCGTCGACACGAGCGACCTGCACCCGCGCCGCGCGCTGCGCGCATCACCGGGACAGGAAAAGTCGCCGACACAGGAGGCGTGA